From one Bacteroidota bacterium genomic stretch:
- a CDS encoding RHS repeat protein: MKTLRKFTTPLKSPLRGGNDSDVGEVLMLVASYDEKNLLVSEEKYDLNGELEEVHTFNYDDRGNLIEHIFEIPSDNISERFLTTRNGDGYPLMIIKYYGEDPGEKTEYTYGTHAQPVKIHRYDADGEFEAEEDLLYDDQSRLMSRKINSPAECNREFRFSYDEKGNLAGEEEYDKDGKLVASVKLDYDEEGKETIVAKFNGEGKLVSRQLSEYDELGRLKRKVSNGFYTRVSDYEYDELGRVTEEALSDGNGFVISRNRMSYDDGGRLLEETVYETDLTRAGRDTHLSSRYEYEFF; the protein is encoded by the coding sequence TTGAAAACACTAAGGAAGTTCACCACTCCTCTCAAGTCTCCACTCCGAGGGGGAAATGATTCTGATGTCGGCGAAGTTTTAATGCTCGTCGCATCATATGATGAGAAGAATCTTTTAGTAAGTGAAGAAAAGTATGACCTGAACGGTGAATTGGAAGAAGTACATACGTTCAATTACGATGATCGGGGAAATCTCATCGAACATATTTTTGAAATTCCTTCCGATAATATCAGCGAGCGTTTTCTGACTACCCGTAACGGTGATGGATATCCGTTAATGATTATAAAGTATTATGGGGAAGATCCCGGTGAGAAGACGGAATATACCTACGGTACCCATGCGCAACCGGTAAAAATTCATCGCTACGATGCGGATGGTGAATTTGAAGCGGAGGAAGATTTGCTGTATGATGATCAGTCTAGGTTGATGAGCAGAAAAATTAATTCGCCGGCTGAGTGTAACCGTGAGTTTCGATTTAGCTATGATGAAAAGGGGAATCTTGCAGGTGAAGAAGAATACGATAAGGACGGGAAATTGGTGGCGAGTGTGAAGCTGGATTACGATGAGGAAGGCAAGGAAACAATAGTGGCGAAGTTTAACGGTGAAGGAAAGTTGGTTTCACGTCAGCTTTCAGAGTATGATGAATTGGGAAGATTGAAACGAAAAGTATCCAATGGTTTTTATACGCGGGTGAGCGATTACGAATACGATGAACTGGGACGCGTGACGGAAGAAGCTTTGTCGGATGGTAATGGATTTGTGATTTCGCGGAATCGCATGTCGTACGACGATGGCGGTCGCCTGCTGGAGGAAACCGTGTATGAAACAGATTTAACACGCGCCGGGCGAGATACACATCTCTCCAGCCGCTATGAATATGAATTTTTTTAA
- a CDS encoding menaquinone biosynthesis decarboxylase, translated as MAYKNLQHFIKVLEAAGELVRIREYVSPKLEITEIADRISKQYGPALLFENTGYDFPVLINSMGTEKRMAMALGVEKLDDVAAEIEQLFKTMTGPKHSFLDKLKMLPQLGEIASWMPKEVSGRGACQEVVMKDPDITKLPVLTCWPEDGGPFVTLPVIQTRDPHTGIRNVGLYRMQVFEPTMTGMHWHRHKVSARHFNEYKKLGQRMPVAVTIGGDPAYTYSATAPLPDGVDEFMLAGFLRKKRVELVKCLTIDMHVPADADFVIEGYVDPNEEFILEGPFGDHTGYYSLADYYPRFHITAITYRKDPVYLCTIVGIPPQEDAWIGKATERIFLAPIKMTMVPEIVDMVLPVEGVFHNLVIVKIRKDYPGQALKVMNSLWGAGQMMFTKMMVIVDGDVNIHNQVEVAQYIANHVDPLRDITFSQGPTDVLDHSCSRMAFGGKMGVDATAKLEEETLPGALSDKVIIGDLNKSVPAILEASKMYSEIREVNSSLLEIGVPLVFVSIEKNRKGHVKELAGKLLEMDAFRLVKVLIFLEHTMEIADVADAVWRFSNNFDPKRDHFNFPAGKQGEVNHIAFDGTRKLKEFDGFDRDWPNILASDETTMNRIDAIWSKLGLGPMIPSPSRKYSRQLYAGGAVADPEALSNPVAE; from the coding sequence ATGGCATATAAAAATCTGCAACATTTTATTAAGGTGCTTGAAGCAGCAGGCGAGTTGGTGCGTATTCGTGAATATGTGAGTCCGAAGTTGGAGATTACGGAAATCGCTGACCGTATTTCCAAACAATATGGTCCCGCATTGTTATTCGAGAACACAGGTTATGATTTTCCGGTGTTGATCAATTCCATGGGAACCGAGAAGCGGATGGCGATGGCGCTTGGAGTGGAAAAATTGGATGATGTAGCCGCGGAGATCGAACAACTTTTTAAAACGATGACGGGACCTAAGCATTCATTTTTGGATAAGTTAAAGATGCTTCCTCAGTTGGGAGAAATTGCCTCCTGGATGCCGAAGGAAGTGAGTGGGAGAGGAGCCTGTCAGGAAGTAGTGATGAAGGATCCGGATATTACCAAATTGCCTGTACTGACGTGCTGGCCGGAAGATGGGGGTCCCTTTGTCACCTTGCCCGTCATACAAACCCGCGACCCCCATACCGGTATTCGCAATGTGGGTCTCTATCGGATGCAGGTCTTTGAACCCACCATGACCGGAATGCATTGGCACCGTCATAAAGTATCGGCTCGTCATTTTAATGAATATAAAAAGCTTGGACAGCGTATGCCCGTTGCCGTTACTATCGGCGGAGATCCGGCGTATACTTATTCCGCGACAGCGCCCTTGCCCGACGGCGTGGATGAATTTATGCTGGCGGGTTTTCTGCGCAAGAAGCGGGTGGAGCTGGTAAAATGTCTGACGATTGATATGCACGTACCTGCAGATGCAGATTTTGTCATTGAGGGCTATGTGGATCCGAACGAAGAGTTTATTCTTGAAGGTCCCTTTGGTGATCATACGGGCTATTATTCCCTCGCGGATTATTATCCCCGTTTCCATATAACGGCTATCACGTACCGAAAAGATCCTGTCTATCTCTGCACCATCGTGGGGATCCCTCCACAGGAAGATGCCTGGATCGGAAAAGCCACCGAACGCATTTTTCTGGCACCGATAAAGATGACGATGGTTCCGGAGATTGTGGACATGGTTCTACCTGTTGAAGGTGTGTTTCATAATCTCGTGATTGTGAAGATCAGAAAAGATTATCCCGGTCAGGCGTTAAAGGTGATGAATTCGCTCTGGGGAGCCGGACAAATGATGTTTACCAAAATGATGGTGATTGTGGATGGAGATGTGAATATTCACAATCAGGTGGAAGTGGCGCAGTATATCGCCAATCATGTGGATCCGTTGCGCGACATTACTTTTTCACAAGGTCCTACAGATGTACTCGATCATAGTTGTTCCCGTATGGCTTTCGGAGGAAAGATGGGCGTGGATGCAACTGCGAAGCTGGAAGAGGAAACATTGCCCGGTGCACTTTCTGACAAAGTAATTATCGGAGATTTGAATAAATCTGTTCCTGCTATTTTGGAAGCATCTAAAATGTATTCTGAAATCAGGGAAGTAAATAGTTCATTGCTGGAAATCGGCGTTCCATTGGTGTTTGTTTCCATAGAAAAGAATCGCAAAGGTCATGTAAAAGAGCTTGCCGGAAAATTACTGGAGATGGACGCGTTTCGTTTAGTGAAGGTGCTGATCTTTCTGGAACATACCATGGAAATTGCTGATGTGGCCGATGCCGTCTGGCGTTTCTCCAATAACTTCGACCCTAAACGCGATCACTTTAATTTCCCTGCCGGTAAACAGGGAGAAGTGAATCATATCGCTTTCGACGGCACACGTAAATTGAAAGAATTTGATGGTTTTGACCGCGATTGGCCCAATATTTTAGCTTCCGATGAAACAACTATGAATCGTATAGATGCTATTTGGTCGAAGCTGGGTTTGGGTCCAATGATTCCTTCGCCCTCCCGAAAGTACAGTCGGCAGTTGTATGCAGGTGGTGCTGTTGCTGATCCGGAAGCGTTAAGTAATCCGGTTGCAGAATAG